Proteins encoded within one genomic window of Lysinibacillus louembei:
- a CDS encoding IS3 family transposase (programmed frameshift) produces the protein MGTRVSYPVEVKMKAIEMRLAGIPVKQVLEELNIRNHSQLKTWMKWYKNGELHRLEQPVGKQYTFGKGPEYESETAKLQAENRYLKQQIEVFKKVRRVGEEVVPKVVVELVEELKERMPIGEICRHLGVARSSYYRWKVNGNKFTQKDLRDQQIGDLCKLHKFRYGYRKITELLTDISEKTVQRVMQKYGWQCRVKVKKRKRTGQPAHIVPNLLARDFTALKPLERLVTDITYLPFGQSMMYLSSILDLFNGEVIAFTIGFTQDTDFVLDTLNQLPDLPEGCILHSDQGSVYTSYAYQKAVKEKGMTMSMSRKGTPADNSPIETFHSSLKSETFYLDDIYRTTNACVINIVEEYIYYYNNIRIKTKLNNQSPVQYRQLAV, from the exons ATGGGGACAAGAGTGAGTTACCCAGTAGAAGTGAAAATGAAAGCAATTGAAATGAGATTAGCAGGCATTCCTGTAAAACAAGTACTAGAGGAGCTAAATATTCGTAACCATTCTCAGTTAAAAACATGGATGAAATGGTACAAGAACGGCGAATTACATCGTCTTGAACAGCCAGTAGGAAAACAATATACATTTGGCAAAGGGCCTGAATATGAAAGTGAAACCGCTAAGTTACAAGCAGAGAATCGTTATTTAAAGCAACAAATTGAAGTGT TTAAAAAAGTACGCAGAGTTGGAGAGGAAGTGGTCCCAAAAGTTGTAGTAGAGCTAGTAGAGGAGTTAAAAGAAAGGATGCCGATTGGTGAAATCTGCCGTCATTTAGGTGTAGCTCGTTCGTCGTATTATCGCTGGAAGGTCAATGGAAATAAATTCACTCAAAAGGATCTTCGAGACCAACAAATTGGCGACTTGTGCAAGTTACACAAATTCAGATACGGCTATCGAAAAATCACAGAATTACTTACTGACATTAGTGAGAAAACGGTGCAACGTGTGATGCAAAAATACGGTTGGCAATGTCGTGTAAAGGTAAAGAAACGTAAACGTACGGGACAACCAGCTCACATTGTTCCTAACTTATTAGCACGTGATTTTACGGCATTAAAACCGCTAGAAAGGCTCGTAACAGATATTACTTACTTGCCTTTTGGACAATCTATGATGTACCTTTCAAGTATCTTAGACCTATTTAATGGCGAGGTTATTGCGTTTACAATTGGTTTTACACAAGATACCGACTTTGTCTTAGATACGCTAAATCAATTACCCGATCTACCAGAAGGCTGTATCCTGCATAGCGATCAGGGTTCTGTTTACACATCTTATGCATATCAGAAGGCAGTCAAAGAAAAAGGAATGACCATGAGCATGTCTCGTAAAGGCACGCCCGCTGATAATTCCCCAATTGAAACGTTTCACTCCTCGCTAAAGTCTGAAACGTTCTACCTCGATGATATTTATCGCACAACAAATGCGTGTGTCATAAATATTGTCGAAGAATACATTTACTATTATAACAATATTCGGATTAAAACGAAATTAAACAACCAGTCGCCGGTTCAATACCGTCAACTGGCTGTATAA
- a CDS encoding S-layer homology domain-containing protein produces MKKTLLITWGLILLLMSMPALTASATSNPCVFGIGNQSNGGDNHLNITFFKSLTQTFIAPSTTELTKLELNFLYYNSSAITVFVDVNDLSSGTTIAQTSKLISSSGRGWETINFSPPVSLEAGKTYAIKVYNDLSDVTMLGISPKSYMAGIFFTGNGDFLAREEMRLKLYMQKGDPSRATANLSELLVADSVRSIETDSINRKYQVIVLPTATSLTLTPNLETPADSFLTVDGVTWQSGTPYTRTVDEGVQSIVFTVTKGDCSGSQSYTVDVIKDTTPPTITGTVSPQPNANGWNNGDVNLQWIVADSASGINPTTIPSSQIIKAEGEHSITRTVKDKAGNSASNTVIIKIDRTVPTISGTATSQPNADGWYKDDVTIKWLANDALSGIVVQPNDSVITGEGDNLSATATVNDRADNQASATVDGIKIDRTAPVTAIATADGTTSITLTATDTLSGVKNTFYQIDNEPITIGNTVDFQKDGSYSLKVWSEDMAGNVEQAQSIQVDIDQSAPNFVMDYPKKGAIQRESAEILVKFDEAGKVYYLLTNDKTVPDVAQVKASAHITVAANTEEKIHLTGLKEATAYTLYMVTEDSKGNLSQNVASLTFQTASPAPIAVESIRLNSTEHTLQEGDKGFALQATITPANATNQQITWGSSNERVAKVNENGFVTPIAAGEAMIQATTVEGHKTALAKIIVKRNTPSFVSGGASPSIPVKEIELNFSSYTFKESDAGILLKATITPSNATNQQLKWHSSDEKIVTVDQNGFMTPIAAGEAMIHVTTMDGSKTVSVKVTVLPKSSVPAPTPEEPKQPDKQVSFTDTANSWAKEMIEELAAQGIIQGYEDGTFRPNALISRMHVAVLLTRAFSLETVRNAEDFSDVLKNHRYYEAIKVLQQAGIIDGANGAFHPTENMTRAQLAKVLVGVLGLTPQGTSSFKDVDSKHWSTGYIAVLEREGIALGDAGKFNPNEPVTRAQFVAFLYRIMQK; encoded by the coding sequence ATGAAGAAGACATTACTTATCACATGGGGCTTGATTTTATTGCTCATGTCAATGCCAGCTTTAACAGCATCCGCCACGTCCAATCCATGTGTTTTTGGCATTGGCAACCAATCAAATGGCGGTGATAATCATCTTAATATCACCTTTTTTAAAAGTTTGACACAAACCTTTATAGCACCCTCTACTACAGAGTTGACTAAACTTGAGCTTAATTTTCTTTATTACAATAGTTCAGCAATTACAGTCTTTGTAGATGTAAATGATCTATCATCTGGAACAACAATCGCCCAAACAAGCAAACTGATATCGTCCTCTGGGAGGGGCTGGGAAACCATAAATTTTTCACCGCCTGTTTCACTCGAAGCTGGCAAAACATATGCCATAAAAGTTTATAATGATTTATCAGATGTGACAATGTTAGGGATTTCTCCAAAGTCCTATATGGCAGGAATCTTCTTTACGGGAAATGGGGATTTTTTAGCTCGTGAGGAAATGAGATTGAAACTATATATGCAGAAAGGAGACCCTAGTAGAGCTACTGCTAATTTAAGTGAGCTTTTAGTGGCTGACTCTGTGCGCAGCATAGAAACTGATTCAATCAACCGAAAATACCAAGTCATCGTCCTACCTACAGCCACAAGTCTTACACTAACACCCAACTTGGAAACACCTGCCGACTCGTTTTTGACGGTAGATGGGGTGACATGGCAAAGCGGTACACCTTATACACGCACTGTAGATGAAGGTGTACAATCCATTGTCTTTACGGTGACAAAAGGAGATTGCTCAGGATCCCAATCTTATACAGTAGATGTCATCAAGGATACAACACCACCAACAATTACAGGCACGGTCTCTCCACAACCAAATGCGAATGGCTGGAACAATGGTGATGTGAACTTGCAATGGATAGTAGCAGATAGCGCCTCAGGGATTAACCCGACAACAATTCCTAGCTCGCAAATAATTAAGGCTGAAGGAGAACACTCAATAACCAGAACAGTAAAAGACAAGGCTGGCAACAGTGCTTCAAACACTGTGATAATTAAAATTGACCGTACAGTGCCAACCATTAGTGGTACAGCAACAAGTCAACCAAATGCAGATGGTTGGTATAAGGACGATGTTACGATAAAATGGCTTGCTAATGATGCGTTGTCAGGTATTGTTGTACAACCAAACGATAGCGTCATTACAGGTGAAGGGGATAATTTATCTGCAACTGCAACCGTCAATGATAGGGCAGATAATCAGGCAAGTGCCACAGTCGATGGCATCAAAATCGACCGTACAGCACCTGTGACAGCAATTGCTACAGCAGATGGCACAACAAGCATCACACTAACAGCGACTGATACACTATCAGGGGTAAAAAACACCTTTTATCAAATTGATAATGAACCTATAACAATAGGCAACACTGTAGATTTCCAAAAAGATGGCTCCTATTCATTGAAAGTATGGAGCGAGGATATGGCAGGCAATGTGGAGCAAGCGCAAAGCATACAGGTGGATATCGACCAATCTGCACCGAATTTTGTAATGGATTACCCTAAAAAAGGGGCGATCCAAAGAGAGTCCGCTGAAATACTTGTGAAGTTTGATGAAGCAGGAAAAGTTTATTATCTTTTGACGAATGATAAAACTGTACCAGATGTTGCACAAGTGAAGGCATCAGCTCATATCACTGTTGCAGCAAACACAGAAGAAAAGATTCACTTAACAGGGTTAAAAGAGGCAACAGCATATACCCTTTACATGGTCACGGAAGATAGCAAAGGCAATCTTTCACAAAATGTTGCAAGCCTTACATTCCAAACAGCTTCTCCTGCACCAATTGCTGTAGAGAGCATTCGTTTAAATAGCACTGAACACACTTTGCAAGAAGGCGATAAAGGCTTTGCGTTACAAGCAACCATTACGCCAGCGAATGCGACCAACCAACAAATAACATGGGGCAGTAGTAATGAGCGAGTAGCTAAAGTAAATGAAAATGGCTTTGTGACACCGATAGCGGCAGGGGAAGCAATGATTCAGGCAACAACGGTAGAAGGCCATAAAACCGCTTTAGCAAAAATCATTGTTAAAAGAAATACACCTAGCTTTGTTTCGGGTGGTGCGTCACCATCCATCCCTGTAAAAGAAATCGAGCTCAATTTCAGCTCTTACACTTTTAAGGAATCGGATGCAGGCATTTTGTTAAAAGCGACAATTACACCAAGCAACGCAACCAATCAACAATTAAAATGGCATAGCAGTGATGAAAAAATAGTGACAGTAGACCAAAATGGCTTTATGACACCAATAGCCGCTGGAGAAGCGATGATTCATGTGACAACGATGGATGGCAGTAAAACTGTTTCTGTCAAAGTGACAGTGCTACCAAAGTCTTCTGTACCAGCTCCAACACCAGAGGAACCGAAGCAGCCTGACAAGCAAGTGTCGTTCACAGATACTGCAAATAGTTGGGCTAAAGAGATGATTGAGGAATTAGCAGCACAAGGTATTATCCAAGGCTATGAAGATGGAACTTTCCGTCCCAATGCCCTGATTAGTCGTATGCATGTGGCAGTGTTATTAACGAGAGCCTTTTCACTCGAAACTGTAAGGAACGCAGAGGATTTCTCAGATGTGCTGAAAAATCACCGTTACTATGAAGCGATTAAGGTACTACAACAAGCGGGCATTATAGACGGGGCAAATGGTGCATTCCATCCAACAGAAAATATGACAAGGGCACAATTAGCCAAAGTGCTTGTCGGGGTGCTTGGGCTAACACCACAAGGCACAAGCTCATTCAAGGATGTAGATAGCAAACATTGGAGTACAGGCTATATTGCCGTGTTAGAGCGTGAAGGCATTGCACTTGGGGATGCAGGCAAATTTAACCCGAACGAGCCCGTCACAAGAGCACAGTTTGTGGCATTTTTATATCGCATTATGCAAAAGTAG